In the genome of Deltaproteobacteria bacterium, the window CTCATGAAATTCGTAACCCGTTAAACGCCATCGGCATGGCCATCCAACGTTTGCAAAGGGAGTTCGCTCCCGAACATCCGGAACCACAGGGGGAATATTATCGATTCACGGATATCCTCCGCGGGGAAGTAAAGCGGGTAAACGAGATCGTCGAGCAATTTCTCTTCTTCGCGCGACCCGCACGTTTAGAACTGCAGGAGGTTCAAGTGGAAGACATTTTAAGAGATATACTCCTCCTTTGCCGGGAAAGTGCCGAGCAGCAGAAAATCATCCTCCAGGAAGAAATCGAACCAAACTTACCGGTTCTTCGGTTAGACCGCCAGCGCATGCAAGAAGCTTTTTGGAACTTAGTCAACAACGCCCTCCAGGCCATGCCCGATGGGGGGCGACTAACCCTTGCTGCCAAGTTACAAGCCGGGAAGGAAATTATCATTGAGATTTCCGACACGGGGCAGGGGATCCCAGAGGAAAACATCCGCAGGATATTCGAATATTATTTTACCACCAAAGAAAAGGGGATAGGACTGGGCATACCTCTGGCCCACAAAATCATCCAGGAGCATGGGGGGACAATCCGGGCGCAAAGCGAGGTAGGCAGGGGAAGCACTTTTCGGATATCCTTGCCCGTGCCGAGGGGGAAGGGATGAGCGGAGCCTCAAAATTTCAGATTCTGATCGTCGATGATGAAAAAGTCCAACGAGAGATGCTCGAAGGCTTCTTAGTAAAGCAAGGGTACGGGGCCATTGCCGCGGAAGACGGCCAAAGAGCCCTGGAAAAATTTAA includes:
- a CDS encoding ATP-binding protein translates to HEIRNPLNAIGMAIQRLQREFAPEHPEPQGEYYRFTDILRGEVKRVNEIVEQFLFFARPARLELQEVQVEDILRDILLLCRESAEQQKIILQEEIEPNLPVLRLDRQRMQEAFWNLVNNALQAMPDGGRLTLAAKLQAGKEIIIEISDTGQGIPEENIRRIFEYYFTTKEKGIGLGIPLAHKIIQEHGGTIRAQSEVGRGSTFRISLPVPRGKG